In Polaribacter sp. L3A8, a genomic segment contains:
- a CDS encoding lysophospholipid acyltransferase family protein, translated as MSPLLFVFTIKEDSYHLFWKLIRIWSKILIYGMGFRLDIQLDEEIEPNKSYMFCPNHTSLMDPFVLIVLSKNPIVFVGKQELAKIPVFGFFYKRTVIMVDRTNPESRRKVYRMAKKKLQNGVSMAIFPEGLVPEEEVVLAPFKKGAFSLAVEFEMPIVPQVYYDCKRLFSWDILKGGFGTLRVHQHKFILTKGLPVAKKNALKDKTFDIIYNDLVNDTKYMKDTNRKK; from the coding sequence ATGTCTCCTTTATTATTTGTTTTTACAATAAAAGAAGATTCTTATCACTTGTTTTGGAAACTAATTAGAATTTGGTCTAAAATACTCATTTACGGTATGGGGTTTCGGTTAGACATTCAATTAGATGAAGAAATTGAGCCCAACAAAAGTTATATGTTTTGCCCGAATCATACTTCTTTGATGGACCCATTTGTGTTAATCGTTTTAAGTAAAAACCCAATAGTATTTGTTGGTAAACAAGAGTTGGCTAAAATACCTGTATTTGGTTTTTTTTATAAAAGAACTGTTATTATGGTAGATAGAACAAATCCAGAAAGTAGAAGAAAGGTCTATAGAATGGCAAAAAAGAAATTGCAAAATGGCGTAAGTATGGCTATTTTTCCTGAAGGATTAGTGCCAGAGGAAGAAGTAGTTTTGGCACCCTTTAAAAAAGGAGCTTTTAGTTTGGCTGTAGAATTTGAAATGCCAATTGTACCTCAGGTTTATTATGATTGTAAACGGTTGTTTTCTTGGGATATTTTAAAAGGAGGTTTCGGCACACTTAGAGTGCACCAACATAAATTTATTTTAACAAAAGGATTGCCTGTTGCTAAAAAGAATGCTTTAAAAGATAAGACATTTGATATTATTTACAACGACTTGGTAAATGATACAAAATATATGAAAGATACAAATAGAAAAAAATGA
- the trhA gene encoding PAQR family membrane homeostasis protein TrhA, whose translation MSEKLNHGYSELEERLNVWSHGFGLLASILVFPFLLIKASTYANFWDITSFVIYGLSLIILYAASTFYHAAKNPKKRRRLNIFDHAAIYVLIAGSYTPFCLVGLHSNLGWYMFIAVWVFALTGVILKLFFTGKYDKLSTAMYLLMGWQVVFFIKPLMSALTSFGFNLLIAGGVFYTIGAILYSIKKMPYNHATFHVFVLLGSLCHFLAIYYL comes from the coding sequence ATGAGCGAAAAATTAAATCATGGATACTCAGAGTTAGAAGAGCGATTAAATGTTTGGTCTCATGGTTTTGGTTTGCTTGCAAGTATTTTAGTTTTTCCTTTTTTATTGATAAAAGCAAGCACGTATGCTAACTTTTGGGATATTACTAGTTTTGTAATTTATGGGTTGAGTTTAATAATTTTGTACGCAGCTTCAACTTTTTATCATGCAGCAAAAAATCCGAAGAAAAGAAGACGTTTAAATATTTTTGATCATGCGGCTATTTATGTCTTAATTGCTGGTAGTTATACCCCTTTTTGCTTGGTCGGTTTGCATTCTAATTTAGGTTGGTATATGTTTATTGCTGTTTGGGTTTTTGCTTTAACAGGTGTTATTTTAAAGTTGTTTTTTACAGGAAAGTACGATAAACTCTCTACAGCAATGTATCTTTTAATGGGGTGGCAAGTAGTGTTTTTTATAAAACCATTAATGAGTGCGTTAACCAGTTTTGGTTTTAATTTATTAATTGCAGGAGGTGTTTTTTATACAATAGGAGCCATTTTGTATTCTATAAAAAAAATGCCATATAACCATGCTACTTTTCATGTGTTTGTATTATTGGGTAGCTTATGTCACTTTTTGGCAATCTATTACTTATAG
- a CDS encoding CYTH domain-containing protein, which produces MSLEIERKFLVKNDAFKSDSYAQKSIKQGYLNSDKSRTVRIRIADDKAYITIKGQSNISGTTRFEWEKEIDKNEAENLLLLCEPSIIDKTRYLVKVGPHTFEVDEFYGDNNGLVVAEVELNSENEAFTKPKWLDKEVTGDVKYYNSSISKHPFKDWV; this is translated from the coding sequence ATGAGCTTAGAAATAGAAAGAAAATTTTTAGTAAAAAACGATGCTTTTAAAAGTGATAGTTACGCACAAAAAAGCATTAAACAAGGCTATTTAAATTCTGATAAAAGCAGAACAGTACGCATTAGAATTGCCGACGATAAAGCTTATATAACAATTAAAGGACAATCTAATATTTCTGGAACTACACGTTTTGAGTGGGAAAAAGAGATTGACAAAAACGAAGCAGAAAATTTACTTTTATTGTGCGAACCTAGCATTATTGATAAAACCAGATATTTGGTTAAAGTTGGTCCGCATACTTTTGAGGTTGATGAATTTTATGGTGATAACAACGGTTTAGTGGTTGCAGAAGTAGAATTAAACTCAGAAAACGAAGCATTTACCAAACCAAAATGGTTAGACAAAGAAGTAACTGGTGATGTAAAATACTACAATTCTAGCATTAGTAAACATCCTTTTAAAGACTGGGTATAA
- the porZ gene encoding type IX secretion system anionic LPS delivery protein PorZ, which yields MKKLFSLYILFFTVFYSAQTDYSDSWEDFYSYNNVKDFVKVDDVIYALADNAVFTYDVTSEEINKLSSVQGLSGETTSSIHYSSAFKRLVIGYENGLVEVVDNDGQITISSDIVSFNQFGEKSINHITEFNNNLYLATPFGIVVYDIDRLEFGDTYFIGDGSSSLVVNQTVVFNGFIYAATDTGIFKADVTSNLLIDFNNWQQQFSGRYFIQITLLSNQLYVVESFLIGSQKNTTLFGLNGSVLTPKQTFSEDIITTIKASDSNLSLTLNNTAIVLDLAMNEMLRVTANTETNFTLNASFFENDTIFLGTKEFGVLSTTSSQLTSFKEVHPEGPLFNDAFSIAANNDNVWVVYGGYDGTYTPIQNRKGFSHFNGENWINTKFNPNFPVIDLNHVSIDPNAENRVYISSFGDTGDINSVSTGGLLVVENDEIKTFYNHLNSPLEDIALGELNRVTVRVSTTVFDSQGNLWVTNIGLGNELKKLSATGQWSSFDMKPVETSAGFGLSEIVVDRNNSLWYGSRANGVYVFNENGNRKKALIATPNLGNLPDINVRTVAVDGNNRVWLGTKSGLVMYNNASGVFDDATPNASTVVINGNDEGFGERLLGDQTINSIVVDGAENKWFGTDNGGVIYTNSNGQTTLANFSMQNSPLPSNKIVKIAVDNSTGKVYFATNKGIVVYNSRVAPFGDVLGAVYAYPNPALKNHETVTIDGRNGTHLPKGTNVKIIDVAGNLVYESNVVEGQELQGGKVVWNKKNLVGTKVASGIYIVLLSNDDASETAVTKIAIVN from the coding sequence ATGAAAAAACTCTTTTCACTCTATATATTATTTTTTACAGTATTCTATTCTGCACAAACAGATTATAGCGATTCTTGGGAAGACTTTTATTCTTACAACAATGTAAAAGATTTTGTTAAGGTAGACGATGTAATTTATGCCTTGGCAGATAATGCCGTTTTTACGTATGATGTAACATCAGAAGAAATTAATAAGTTGTCTTCTGTACAGGGTTTGTCTGGAGAAACAACAAGTTCTATTCATTATAGCAGTGCCTTTAAAAGGCTTGTAATTGGTTATGAGAATGGCTTGGTAGAGGTTGTAGATAATGACGGGCAAATAACGATTTCATCGGATATTGTAAGTTTTAATCAATTTGGAGAAAAGAGTATAAACCATATAACAGAATTTAATAACAATTTATACTTAGCAACACCTTTTGGTATTGTTGTTTATGATATTGATAGATTAGAATTTGGTGACACCTATTTTATTGGAGATGGCTCTAGTTCTTTAGTAGTAAACCAAACAGTAGTTTTTAATGGGTTTATATATGCCGCTACAGATACAGGTATTTTTAAGGCAGATGTAACCAGTAATTTGTTGATTGATTTTAATAATTGGCAACAGCAGTTTTCTGGCAGATATTTTATACAAATTACATTGCTAAGTAATCAATTATATGTAGTAGAAAGTTTTTTAATAGGTAGTCAAAAAAACACCACTTTATTTGGTTTAAATGGAAGTGTACTAACGCCAAAACAAACTTTTTCTGAAGATATTATTACAACTATAAAAGCGTCTGATTCTAATTTGTCTTTAACATTAAATAATACAGCTATTGTTTTAGATTTAGCAATGAATGAAATGTTAAGGGTTACTGCAAATACGGAAACCAACTTTACATTAAATGCTTCTTTTTTTGAAAATGATACTATTTTTTTAGGGACCAAAGAGTTTGGTGTTTTAAGTACAACATCAAGTCAATTAACAAGTTTTAAAGAAGTTCATCCAGAAGGACCACTGTTTAATGATGCCTTTTCTATAGCTGCTAATAATGATAATGTGTGGGTTGTTTATGGTGGTTATGATGGTACGTATACACCAATTCAGAATAGAAAAGGGTTTAGTCATTTTAATGGCGAAAATTGGATAAACACTAAATTTAATCCAAATTTTCCTGTAATAGATTTAAACCATGTTTCTATAGACCCTAATGCAGAAAATAGAGTGTATATAAGTTCTTTTGGAGATACAGGTGATATTAATAGTGTTTCTACTGGTGGTTTGTTAGTGGTAGAAAACGATGAAATTAAAACATTCTATAATCATTTAAATAGTCCATTAGAAGATATTGCTTTAGGAGAACTAAATAGAGTTACCGTAAGGGTAAGTACAACTGTTTTTGATTCTCAAGGAAATTTATGGGTAACAAATATTGGTTTAGGTAACGAATTAAAGAAACTATCTGCCACCGGACAATGGTCTAGTTTTGATATGAAACCTGTAGAAACTAGTGCTGGATTTGGTTTAAGTGAGATTGTGGTAGACAGAAACAATAGTCTTTGGTATGGCTCTAGAGCAAACGGTGTGTATGTTTTTAATGAAAACGGAAATAGAAAAAAAGCTCTAATTGCAACACCTAACTTAGGAAACCTTCCAGATATAAATGTAAGAACAGTTGCTGTAGACGGTAATAATAGGGTTTGGTTGGGTACTAAATCTGGCTTGGTAATGTATAATAATGCATCTGGAGTTTTTGATGATGCAACGCCAAATGCAAGTACGGTAGTTATTAATGGAAATGATGAAGGTTTTGGAGAAAGACTCTTAGGAGACCAAACCATTAATTCTATAGTGGTTGATGGCGCAGAAAATAAATGGTTTGGTACAGATAATGGAGGTGTTATTTATACAAACTCTAACGGACAAACAACTTTGGCAAATTTTAGCATGCAAAACTCGCCATTACCTTCTAATAAAATTGTAAAAATAGCAGTAGACAATAGTACAGGTAAAGTATATTTTGCCACCAATAAAGGGATTGTTGTTTACAATAGTAGAGTAGCGCCTTTTGGCGATGTTTTAGGAGCTGTTTATGCGTATCCTAACCCTGCATTAAAAAACCATGAAACAGTTACAATTGATGGTAGAAACGGAACTCATTTACCAAAAGGAACCAACGTAAAGATAATAGATGTTGCTGGTAATTTAGTATATGAATCTAATGTTGTAGAAGGGCAAGAATTGCAAGGAGGAAAAGTAGTTTGGAATAAAAAAAATCTTGTGGGTACTAAAGTGGCTTCTGGTATTTATATTGTTTTACTCTCTAATGATGATGCTTCTGAAACAGCGGTTACAAAAATTGCAATTGTAAATTAA
- the recO gene encoding DNA repair protein RecO, giving the protein MAVVTTKAIILSSLKYGDSSLIVKCYTEEEGVKSYLIRGILKAKKGGLKAAYFQPLTQLIIVASHNNKGNLNSIKEVQISNPYQTIYKDIVKQSVVMFLSEVLSYAIKEEEKNEELFEYLESGLIWLDLHDKISNFHLLFLLNLTRFLGFYPDLSESDKLGFDLVEGNFTDLTPYKNIISGNSYYQFKKLLDINFDAIENVSFGKQERQIVLKIIIQYFELHLDGFRKPKSLQILETVFS; this is encoded by the coding sequence ATGGCAGTTGTAACAACTAAAGCAATTATTTTAAGCTCTTTAAAATATGGCGATTCTAGTTTAATAGTAAAATGTTATACGGAAGAAGAAGGTGTAAAATCATATTTAATTAGAGGGATTTTAAAAGCAAAAAAAGGTGGGCTAAAAGCGGCTTATTTTCAACCTCTAACACAGTTAATTATTGTTGCAAGCCATAACAATAAAGGAAATTTAAACTCTATTAAAGAGGTTCAAATTTCTAATCCATATCAAACCATTTATAAAGATATTGTAAAACAATCTGTAGTTATGTTTTTATCTGAAGTTTTATCTTATGCGATAAAAGAAGAAGAAAAAAATGAAGAACTTTTTGAGTATTTAGAATCTGGACTTATCTGGTTAGATCTACATGATAAAATTTCAAATTTTCACTTGTTATTTTTATTGAATTTAACTCGTTTTCTAGGCTTTTATCCAGACTTGTCTGAAAGTGATAAATTAGGATTTGATTTGGTTGAAGGAAATTTTACAGATTTAACTCCATATAAAAATATTATTTCTGGAAACAGTTATTATCAATTTAAAAAGCTGTTAGACATCAATTTTGATGCAATAGAAAACGTGTCTTTTGGTAAACAAGAAAGACAAATAGTATTAAAAATAATAATTCAATATTTCGAGTTGCATTTAGATGGTTTTAGGAAACCTAAATCATTACAAATTTTAGAAACCGTTTTTAGTTAA
- a CDS encoding SdpI family protein, whose translation MNPFTYILTTNGLLFLLSIIFWKFPPKKINNWYGYRTPKATLNQQIWDFANSIFNKNLVIYAGISFLGGLIFANFATQELTWQPMVLVILSVIVSVIKTERALNDNFTEEGKKKKIK comes from the coding sequence ATGAATCCCTTTACCTATATTTTAACCACAAACGGTTTACTTTTTTTATTGAGTATTATTTTCTGGAAATTTCCACCAAAAAAAATAAACAATTGGTACGGTTACAGAACTCCCAAAGCAACGCTAAACCAACAAATTTGGGATTTTGCAAATAGTATATTTAATAAAAACTTAGTTATTTACGCAGGAATTTCTTTTCTAGGTGGTTTGATTTTTGCAAATTTTGCAACTCAAGAATTAACTTGGCAACCAATGGTTTTGGTAATATTATCTGTTATAGTAAGTGTTATAAAAACAGAAAGAGCATTAAATGATAATTTTACCGAAGAAGGTAAAAAGAAGAAGATTAAATAA